One window from the genome of Paraconexibacter algicola encodes:
- a CDS encoding NADPH-dependent FMN reductase: protein MRVLGLAGSLRAGSHSARLLALAGSALPAGAELVTWSRLGELPLYDPDVDARETHPVVESLRDAIREADALVIVTPEYNASVSGVLKNAIDWASRPRATTALQSKPVAVVSQSPGQFGGLWAADDLKRILKITGARPLEEAVSVAQIDTVLPDGAPALQDEELHDALVAQLAALVEAAQTATVAA, encoded by the coding sequence ATGCGCGTCCTCGGCCTCGCCGGCAGCCTCCGCGCCGGCTCCCACAGCGCTCGGCTCCTCGCCCTCGCAGGCTCGGCCCTGCCGGCGGGTGCCGAGCTCGTCACCTGGTCGCGGCTCGGCGAGCTGCCGCTCTACGACCCCGACGTCGACGCCCGCGAGACCCACCCCGTCGTCGAGTCCCTCCGGGACGCGATCCGCGAGGCGGACGCGCTGGTGATCGTCACCCCCGAGTACAACGCGTCGGTCTCCGGCGTCCTGAAGAACGCGATCGACTGGGCGTCCCGGCCGCGCGCCACCACGGCGCTGCAGTCCAAGCCCGTGGCCGTCGTGTCGCAGAGCCCCGGCCAGTTCGGCGGGCTCTGGGCCGCCGACGACCTCAAGCGGATCCTCAAGATCACCGGCGCCCGCCCGCTCGAGGAGGCCGTCAGCGTCGCGCAGATCGACACGGTCCTGCCCGACGGTGCGCCCGCGCTCCAGGACGAGGAGCTCCACGACGCGCTCGTCGCCCAGCTCGCGGCGCTCGTGGAGGCGGCGCAGACCGCCACCGTCGCGGCCTGA
- a CDS encoding EamA family transporter: MSAPHDSPFDRVPPVTLVLFAVSSIQFGAALAATVFDEIGPGGTSFLRLGLAALIMAVIWRPDPRRHSREELRLVLVLGLMLGGMNYSFYEALDRIPLGIAVTIEFLGPLGVAVCTSRRRLDLVWAAVAGAGIVLLARPGGDGIDPVGLVLVLIAAACWAAYILAARRAGELFGGARGLAMAMGVAFLVPLVPGLHQGGTQLLEPGFLLIGLGVAVLSSVIPYTLETEALRRIPTNVFGVLMSLEPAVAALAGFLVLDQALDAVELSAIALVVAASIGVTRTRAVPMAAEG, translated from the coding sequence GTGAGCGCGCCGCACGACAGCCCGTTCGACCGGGTTCCCCCGGTCACGCTCGTCCTCTTCGCCGTCTCGTCGATCCAGTTCGGGGCCGCGCTCGCCGCGACCGTCTTCGACGAGATCGGCCCGGGCGGCACGTCGTTCCTGCGGCTCGGCCTGGCCGCGCTCATCATGGCCGTGATCTGGCGGCCCGATCCACGCCGGCACAGCCGCGAGGAGCTGCGCCTCGTGCTCGTGCTCGGCCTGATGCTCGGCGGCATGAACTACAGCTTCTACGAGGCGCTCGACCGGATCCCGCTCGGGATCGCGGTCACGATCGAGTTCCTCGGCCCGCTCGGCGTCGCGGTCTGCACGTCGCGCCGGCGCCTGGACCTCGTGTGGGCAGCGGTGGCGGGCGCCGGGATCGTCCTGCTCGCCCGGCCGGGCGGTGACGGGATCGACCCCGTCGGTCTCGTCCTCGTGCTGATCGCGGCCGCGTGCTGGGCCGCCTACATCCTCGCCGCGCGCCGCGCGGGCGAGCTCTTCGGCGGTGCGCGCGGCCTCGCGATGGCCATGGGGGTCGCCTTCCTCGTACCGCTGGTGCCCGGCCTGCACCAGGGCGGCACGCAGCTGCTCGAGCCGGGGTTCCTGCTCATCGGGCTCGGCGTCGCGGTGCTCTCGAGCGTCATCCCGTACACGCTCGAGACCGAGGCGCTGCGCCGCATCCCGACGAACGTCTTCGGCGTCCTCATGTCGCTCGAGCCGGCCGTCGCGGCCCTCGCGGGCTTCCTCGTCCTGGACCAGGCGCTCGACGCGGTCGAGCTGTCCGCGATCGCGCTCGTGGTCGCCGCGTCGATCGGCGTGACGCGGACCCGCGCCGTCCCGATGGCCGCCGAGGGGTAA
- the pgsA gene encoding CDP-diacylglycerol--glycerol-3-phosphate 3-phosphatidyltransferase yields the protein MNLPNVLTVVRILLVPVLVVALLAEAEGGDYIAAAVFALASLTDMMDGYLARSRGQITTFGKLMDPIADKLLVVAALVSLVSLDRLAAWVAMVIIAREFAVTATRMAATQQGVVIAANWWGKAKTIVQVQAIFFLIAMGTPTPLWVDIWVYAAVAITVASGIDYFFGLRRHLGEAERRATGPAGRAAA from the coding sequence GTGAACCTCCCCAACGTCCTGACCGTCGTCCGGATCCTGCTGGTCCCGGTGCTCGTCGTCGCCCTGCTCGCCGAGGCCGAGGGGGGCGACTACATCGCGGCCGCCGTGTTCGCGCTCGCCTCGCTCACCGACATGATGGACGGCTACCTCGCGCGCTCGCGCGGCCAGATCACGACGTTCGGCAAGCTCATGGACCCGATCGCCGACAAGCTGCTCGTCGTCGCGGCGCTCGTCTCGCTCGTGTCGCTGGACCGGCTCGCCGCCTGGGTCGCGATGGTCATCATCGCCCGCGAGTTCGCGGTCACCGCCACGCGCATGGCCGCGACCCAGCAGGGCGTCGTCATCGCCGCCAACTGGTGGGGCAAGGCCAAGACGATCGTGCAGGTGCAGGCGATCTTCTTCCTCATCGCCATGGGCACGCCCACGCCGCTGTGGGTGGACATCTGGGTCTACGCGGCCGTCGCGATCACCGTCGCCAGCGGTATCGACTACTTCTTCGGGCTGCGCCGCCACCTCGGCGAGGCCGAGCGGCGCGCCACGGGTCCCGCCGGGAGGGCGGCGGCGTGA
- the mptA gene encoding GTP cyclohydrolase MptA, whose amino-acid sequence MNHASATSPGPDVQNRVPTLHVSLSRVGVTGVEKIIRLEREGGQQLFSAELECFVDLGPRQKGAHMSRFEEDVNGAIGEVVLGDAAFRAETLAERIAEIVRERQQALRAEVTIKARYPEEKPAPVSGIRTQEIYTMLGAAVASEHGTRRMIGVTAQGMTACPCAQELVAAKARERLGADFNEEEIEKIFAAVPVATHNQRGLGTLHIGLPEGSDVELDATDLVAIVEESMSSEIYELMKRSDEGTVVEKAHRRPRFVEDCVREAIRGVIDRYPDLPADVFVSSRQENLESIHQHNVVAERFGLLGELRQEIGSGDHLPHHTSMREWLDGAGRPAV is encoded by the coding sequence ATGAACCACGCCAGCGCAACCAGCCCCGGACCCGACGTCCAGAACCGGGTGCCCACCCTTCACGTCAGCCTCTCGCGCGTCGGCGTGACCGGGGTCGAGAAGATCATCCGACTGGAGCGTGAGGGCGGGCAGCAGCTGTTCTCCGCGGAGCTCGAGTGCTTCGTCGACCTCGGCCCGCGCCAGAAGGGCGCGCACATGAGCCGGTTCGAGGAGGACGTCAACGGCGCGATCGGCGAGGTCGTCCTCGGCGACGCCGCCTTCCGGGCCGAGACCCTCGCCGAGCGGATCGCCGAGATCGTCCGCGAGCGCCAGCAGGCGCTGCGCGCGGAGGTCACGATCAAGGCGCGCTACCCGGAGGAGAAGCCGGCGCCCGTGTCCGGGATCCGCACGCAGGAGATCTACACGATGCTCGGCGCCGCGGTCGCCAGCGAGCACGGCACCCGCCGGATGATCGGCGTCACCGCCCAGGGCATGACCGCCTGCCCGTGCGCGCAGGAGCTCGTCGCCGCGAAGGCCCGCGAGCGGCTCGGCGCGGACTTCAACGAGGAGGAGATCGAGAAGATCTTCGCCGCGGTCCCCGTCGCCACGCACAACCAGCGCGGCCTCGGCACGCTGCACATCGGCCTGCCCGAGGGCTCGGACGTCGAGCTCGACGCGACCGACCTCGTCGCGATCGTCGAGGAGTCGATGAGCTCGGAGATCTACGAGCTGATGAAGCGCAGCGACGAGGGCACCGTCGTCGAGAAGGCGCACCGCCGGCCCCGCTTCGTCGAGGACTGCGTGCGCGAGGCGATCCGCGGCGTCATCGACCGCTACCCGGACCTGCCCGCCGACGTGTTCGTCTCCTCGCGCCAGGAGAACCTCGAGTCGATCCACCAGCACAACGTCGTCGCGGAGCGCTTCGGCCTTCTCGGCGAGCTGCGCCAGGAGATCGGGTCGGGCGACCACCTGCCGCACCACACGTCGATGCGCGAGTGGCTCGACGGCGCGGGGCGCCCGGCGGTCTGA
- the rpoD gene encoding RNA polymerase sigma factor RpoD, with translation MSTKTEGLLADEAPIHELDELQPLIKEGQEKGLLTFAQIASCLEEVEVTKEQVVELHHWMEEHGIAVVGNDGKLATSENGKLEAAAEARREQKAGGGDGGAAKKPQIDLTVEPSLDSLRLYLRSIGRVSLLTAEQEVSLAKRIERGDMDAKQQMVEANLRLVVSIAKGYLGRGLTFLDLIQEGSLGLIRAVEKFDYRRGYKFSTYATWWIRQAVTRAIADKGRTIRIPVHMVEKLNKVVHVERQLVQSLGREPSPEEIAKELECTAREVRDILRMSQQPISLEKPIGEEEESELGDFVEDQNAESPFELASENLRKENVHRALAALPQREREVIEMRFGLTGGRPRTLEEVGRAFNVTRERIRQIENHTLKKLESLPEAQRLRDAS, from the coding sequence TTGAGCACCAAGACTGAAGGACTGCTGGCGGACGAGGCTCCGATCCACGAGTTGGACGAGCTGCAGCCGCTCATCAAGGAGGGCCAGGAGAAGGGACTCCTGACCTTCGCGCAGATCGCGAGCTGCCTCGAGGAGGTCGAGGTCACGAAGGAGCAGGTGGTGGAGCTCCACCACTGGATGGAGGAGCACGGCATCGCCGTCGTCGGGAACGACGGCAAGCTGGCGACCTCCGAGAACGGCAAGCTCGAGGCCGCCGCCGAGGCGCGCCGCGAGCAGAAGGCCGGTGGCGGGGACGGCGGCGCGGCGAAGAAGCCGCAGATCGACCTGACGGTCGAGCCGTCGCTCGACTCGCTGCGGCTGTACCTGCGCTCGATCGGGCGCGTGTCGCTGCTGACCGCCGAGCAGGAGGTGTCGCTCGCCAAGCGCATCGAGCGCGGCGACATGGACGCCAAGCAGCAGATGGTCGAGGCGAACCTGCGCCTCGTCGTGTCGATCGCCAAGGGCTACCTCGGCCGCGGCCTCACGTTCCTGGACCTGATCCAGGAGGGCTCGCTCGGGCTCATCCGCGCGGTCGAGAAGTTCGACTACCGCCGGGGCTACAAGTTCTCCACCTACGCCACGTGGTGGATCCGGCAGGCGGTCACCCGCGCGATCGCGGACAAGGGCCGGACGATCCGGATCCCCGTCCACATGGTCGAGAAGCTCAACAAGGTCGTGCACGTCGAGCGCCAGCTCGTGCAGTCGCTCGGCCGCGAGCCCTCGCCGGAGGAGATCGCCAAGGAGCTCGAGTGCACCGCGCGCGAGGTCCGCGACATCCTGCGGATGAGCCAGCAGCCGATCTCGCTGGAGAAGCCGATCGGCGAGGAGGAGGAGTCCGAGCTCGGCGACTTCGTCGAGGACCAGAACGCGGAGTCCCCCTTCGAGCTCGCGTCGGAGAACCTCCGCAAGGAGAACGTGCACCGCGCGCTCGCGGCGCTGCCGCAGCGGGAGCGCGAGGTCATCGAGATGCGCTTCGGCCTCACCGGGGGCCGGCCGCGCACGCTGGAGGAGGTCGGCCGGGCGTTCAACGTGACGCGCGAGCGGATCCGCCAGATCGAGAACCACACGCTGAAGAAGCTCGAGTCGCTGCCCGAGGCGCAGCGGCTGCGCGACGCCTCCTGA
- a CDS encoding glutathione peroxidase, whose protein sequence is MRSRLCAGAVVLLGLAGCGSSEDTTTERSSSPTVVATPAAGTAPERSAPAAKGSSVLTGTAERLTGGRDDLADYRGDVVLVVNTASQCGFTGQFADLQELYAARKDRGFTILGFPSDSFDQELDDAQAIREVCEKNFGVEFPMFAKTAVTGDDAAPLFKRLAAATGEQPSWNFNKYLLDREGRVVGRFDSGDIPTQDIDRLLDTKS, encoded by the coding sequence ATGCGTTCCCGTCTCTGCGCAGGCGCCGTCGTGCTGCTCGGCCTCGCCGGCTGCGGCTCGTCCGAGGACACGACGACCGAGCGGTCGTCCTCGCCGACGGTCGTCGCGACGCCGGCGGCCGGCACCGCGCCGGAGCGGTCCGCGCCCGCCGCGAAGGGGTCGTCGGTCCTCACCGGGACGGCCGAGCGCCTGACCGGTGGCCGCGACGACCTCGCCGACTACCGTGGCGACGTCGTCCTCGTGGTGAACACCGCGTCGCAGTGCGGCTTCACCGGGCAGTTCGCGGACCTGCAGGAGCTCTACGCCGCGCGCAAGGACCGGGGGTTCACGATCCTCGGCTTCCCGTCGGACTCGTTCGACCAGGAGCTCGACGACGCGCAGGCCATCAGGGAGGTCTGCGAGAAGAACTTCGGCGTCGAGTTCCCGATGTTCGCGAAGACCGCGGTGACCGGGGACGACGCGGCGCCGCTGTTCAAGCGCCTGGCGGCCGCCACCGGCGAGCAGCCGTCCTGGAACTTCAACAAGTACCTGCTGGACCGCGAAGGCCGCGTGGTCGGCAGGTTCGACTCGGGCGACATCCCCACGCAGGACATCGACCGGCTGCTCGACACGAAGTCCTGA
- a CDS encoding group I intron-associated PD-(D/E)XK endonuclease, protein MAEDRRINRRQQGDLGELSAMEWLGTQGALVFAPVTHSPHYDLIADVDDRLLRVQVKTASFFHRERWEVSICTRGGNLSRSGTTSVFSPERCDLLFVLVADGRRWCIPAGEVDGRHAVRLGGPKYERFEIRRGTPFDVRNPPSTPPPAAFATRLPL, encoded by the coding sequence GTGGCCGAGGACCGACGCATCAACCGCAGGCAGCAGGGAGACCTCGGCGAGCTGTCGGCGATGGAGTGGCTGGGGACGCAGGGGGCGCTCGTCTTCGCGCCGGTGACCCACTCCCCGCACTACGACCTGATCGCGGACGTCGACGATCGGTTGCTGCGGGTGCAGGTCAAGACCGCGAGCTTCTTCCACCGCGAGCGATGGGAGGTGTCGATCTGCACGCGGGGCGGGAACCTGAGCCGGTCCGGCACGACCAGCGTCTTCTCGCCGGAGCGGTGCGACCTGCTGTTCGTGCTCGTGGCGGACGGCCGGAGATGGTGCATCCCCGCGGGCGAGGTCGACGGCCGCCACGCCGTGCGGCTGGGCGGACCGAAGTACGAGCGTTTCGAGATCCGCCGCGGCACGCCGTTCGACGTCCGCAACCCGCCGTCCACGCCCCCGCCAGCCGCCTTCGCCACGCGTCTGCCGCTATGA
- a CDS encoding nucleoside 2-deoxyribosyltransferase, with translation MTPRTYVASPLGFTEAGRAYYAQTLLPTLATVVEVVDPWALTAAEEVERLQAAGRHAELNTLIGARNAEAIRSCTRLVAVLDGQEPDAGTCAEIGYAAGLGLRIDGLRTDWREAGEAGATVNLQVQYFVEASGGRIADSLDALVALLRDGV, from the coding sequence ATGACCCCGAGGACCTACGTGGCCTCGCCGCTGGGGTTCACCGAAGCCGGCCGCGCCTACTACGCACAGACCCTGCTGCCGACCCTCGCGACCGTCGTCGAGGTCGTCGACCCGTGGGCCCTCACCGCCGCGGAGGAGGTCGAGCGCCTGCAGGCCGCCGGCCGCCACGCCGAGCTCAACACGCTGATCGGGGCACGCAACGCCGAGGCGATCCGCTCGTGCACGCGCCTCGTCGCCGTCCTCGACGGGCAGGAGCCCGACGCGGGCACCTGCGCGGAGATCGGGTACGCCGCCGGCCTGGGCCTGCGGATCGACGGGCTGCGGACCGACTGGCGCGAGGCCGGCGAGGCCGGCGCGACCGTGAACCTCCAGGTCCAGTACTTCGTCGAGGCCTCCGGTGGCCGGATCGCCGACTCGCTCGACGCCCTCGTGGCGCTCCTGCGAGACGGGGTCTAG
- a CDS encoding FUSC family protein, translating into MSTPDAHPTAAAIRAAGLSRGRRLRATAPAIAQTAIAAALAWFAATELVGHPAPFFAPVSAIIALGIVVGQRARRAAELTLGVAVGVAVADALVILLGSGTLQIALVVAIAMLSAVALGGTRLVVGQAASSAVLVATIDVPTSFDVARPIDALVGGGVAVLVHYLLPIDPVRLARRHAGPLLDRFALALDEVAAALDRADHDAAVEALVAMRDLEGAVTAFGEATVSGVETARYSPLRRRERTVVKRYAIAAPEIDLAVRNARVLARGVVRAADLEAHIPPEAPGGVRDLAAAVRALRAALEDPALVVDARGTALQAAAGATLALERTSNLSVSVIIGQVRSIATDLLRALGTTQDAAADAIRQAAAGAAAAEAHR; encoded by the coding sequence GTGTCCACGCCCGACGCCCACCCCACCGCCGCCGCGATCCGCGCCGCCGGGCTCTCGCGCGGGCGGCGCCTGCGCGCGACCGCGCCCGCCATCGCGCAGACCGCGATCGCGGCCGCGCTCGCCTGGTTCGCGGCCACCGAGCTGGTCGGGCACCCCGCGCCGTTCTTCGCGCCGGTCTCCGCGATCATCGCGCTCGGGATCGTCGTGGGGCAGCGCGCGCGGCGCGCGGCCGAGCTGACGCTCGGCGTCGCCGTCGGGGTCGCGGTGGCCGACGCCCTCGTGATCCTGCTCGGCTCCGGCACCCTGCAGATCGCGCTGGTCGTGGCGATCGCGATGCTCAGCGCGGTCGCGCTCGGCGGCACGCGCCTGGTCGTGGGCCAGGCCGCCTCGAGCGCCGTGCTCGTCGCCACGATCGACGTGCCGACCTCGTTCGACGTCGCGCGGCCGATCGACGCGCTGGTCGGGGGCGGCGTCGCGGTGCTCGTGCACTACCTGCTCCCGATCGACCCGGTGCGCCTGGCGCGGCGGCACGCCGGACCGCTGCTCGACCGCTTCGCGCTCGCGCTGGACGAGGTCGCCGCCGCGCTCGATCGCGCCGACCACGACGCCGCCGTCGAGGCGCTCGTCGCGATGCGGGACCTCGAGGGGGCCGTCACCGCGTTCGGCGAGGCGACGGTGAGCGGGGTCGAGACCGCGCGCTACTCGCCGCTGCGGCGACGCGAGCGGACCGTCGTGAAGCGCTACGCGATCGCCGCCCCGGAGATCGACCTGGCGGTGCGCAACGCGCGCGTGCTCGCCCGCGGCGTCGTGCGCGCAGCCGACCTCGAGGCGCACATCCCGCCGGAGGCGCCCGGCGGGGTGCGCGACCTCGCCGCCGCGGTCCGTGCGCTGCGCGCGGCGCTCGAGGACCCGGCGCTCGTCGTCGACGCGCGCGGCACCGCACTGCAGGCCGCCGCCGGGGCGACCCTGGCGCTCGAGCGGACCTCGAACCTCAGCGTGAGCGTCATCATCGGGCAGGTGCGATCGATCGCGACCGACCTCCTGCGCGCCCTGGGCACCACCCAGGACGCCGCCGCCGACGCCATCCGACAGGCCGCCGCCGGAGCGGCCGCCGCCGAGGCCCACCGATGA
- a CDS encoding FKBP-type peptidyl-prolyl cis-trans isomerase has protein sequence MSTDTSKKPEIAKPKGDPPPALVQKDIVVGKGEAAQAGDTLSMQYVGVSFSTGKQFDASWDRGGEPFTFPLGQGQVIQGWDQGIVGMKPGGRRLLVIPPAQGYGEAGSPPDILPNETLVFVVDLEKVEPGSGALGG, from the coding sequence ATCTCGACCGACACCTCGAAGAAGCCGGAGATCGCCAAGCCGAAGGGCGACCCGCCGCCGGCCCTGGTGCAGAAGGACATCGTCGTCGGCAAGGGCGAGGCCGCCCAGGCGGGCGACACGCTCTCGATGCAGTACGTCGGCGTGTCGTTCTCCACCGGCAAGCAGTTCGACGCGAGCTGGGACCGCGGCGGTGAGCCGTTCACGTTCCCGCTCGGCCAGGGCCAGGTCATCCAGGGCTGGGACCAGGGGATCGTCGGGATGAAGCCGGGCGGCCGCCGCCTGCTCGTCATCCCGCCCGCGCAGGGCTACGGCGAGGCGGGGTCCCCGCCGGACATCCTCCCGAACGAGACGCTCGTGTTCGTCGTCGACCTCGAGAAGGTCGAGCCGGGGAGCGGGGCGCTCGGCGGCTGA
- a CDS encoding response regulator transcription factor → MRPGRPYTVVLVDDSTPYRRGIARAIDAHDELVLVGECDGGEAGLAAIEALRPDVVVLDVRMPDVDGLTICRRLRDEPGTRTRAVVISAGMDDVVRGLALAAGAAATLSKTATRREICSAAVRVARAG, encoded by the coding sequence ATGCGCCCCGGTCGCCCGTACACCGTCGTGCTCGTCGACGACTCGACGCCCTACCGCCGCGGCATCGCCCGCGCGATCGACGCCCACGACGAGCTCGTGCTCGTGGGGGAGTGCGACGGCGGCGAGGCCGGCCTCGCGGCGATCGAGGCCCTGCGCCCGGACGTCGTGGTCCTGGACGTGCGGATGCCCGACGTCGACGGCCTCACGATCTGCCGGCGCCTGCGTGACGAGCCCGGGACGCGGACGCGCGCGGTTGTGATCAGCGCCGGGATGGACGACGTCGTCCGCGGGCTGGCGCTTGCCGCCGGCGCGGCCGCCACGCTGAGCAAGACCGCCACCCGGCGGGAGATCTGCTCGGCCGCGGTCCGCGTGGCGCGCGCGGGATAG
- a CDS encoding response regulator — protein MSQRTTVYVADDHPVYREGVARAVKARPEFELVGEGADGREALAAIQEILPTVAVLDVHMPGLQGPEILNAIKRDGLPTRVVLLSAHLDSETVYRAVAAGAGAYLSKESSRERICDAVAAVARGEVVLSAEVQAGLATEIVMREREERPALTPREHEILVLTAGGYSAPAIGEQLHLSQSTVKTHLKSLYEKLGVSDRAAAVAEAMRRGLLE, from the coding sequence GTGAGTCAACGGACCACCGTCTACGTCGCCGACGACCATCCCGTGTACCGGGAGGGGGTGGCCCGTGCGGTGAAGGCGCGGCCGGAGTTCGAGCTCGTGGGCGAGGGGGCCGACGGGCGCGAGGCGCTCGCCGCGATCCAGGAGATCCTCCCGACCGTCGCGGTCCTCGACGTGCACATGCCGGGCCTCCAGGGGCCGGAGATCCTCAACGCGATCAAGCGCGACGGGCTGCCGACGCGCGTGGTGCTGCTCAGCGCGCACCTCGACAGCGAGACCGTGTACCGCGCGGTCGCGGCGGGTGCGGGCGCGTACCTCTCCAAGGAGTCCTCGCGCGAGCGGATCTGCGACGCGGTCGCCGCCGTCGCCCGCGGCGAGGTCGTCCTCAGCGCCGAGGTGCAGGCCGGCCTGGCGACCGAGATCGTCATGCGCGAGCGCGAGGAGCGCCCCGCGCTGACGCCGCGAGAGCACGAGATCCTCGTCCTCACCGCCGGGGGCTACAGCGCCCCCGCGATCGGCGAGCAGCTGCACCTGAGCCAGAGCACGGTCAAGACGCACCTCAAGAGCCTCTACGAGAAGCTCGGCGTCTCCGACCGGGCGGCCGCCGTGGCCGAGGCGATGCGCCGCGGCCTCCTCGAGTAG
- a CDS encoding sensor histidine kinase, whose translation MSLLQRVVLVDAALVFLAVALLVVSPATVSRSTTTAEVAILLLGATALLTLTTVMTRRALAPLRLLAELMGRADPASGTHAPVPGAGPGTAREVADLAAAFDAMLTRLEDERRRATRLAIDAQEAERARLARELHDEVAQLLTAMTLQLQGAERLDGPALAARVTALREAAHGGSDAVREIMRGLRPEALEDFGLRAALVALASGVTERTGVPVRRALDAQLPPLTPEVELVVYRVAQEALANVMRHADAATVDLVLAVDPDRLVLEVRDDGRGVGDAPAGSGRQGMRERALLVGGRLAVGPGPQGVGTTVRLEVPR comes from the coding sequence ATGTCGCTGCTGCAGCGCGTCGTGCTCGTCGACGCCGCCCTCGTGTTCCTCGCGGTGGCGCTGCTGGTCGTGTCCCCGGCGACCGTCAGCCGCAGCACGACCACGGCCGAGGTCGCGATCCTGCTGCTCGGCGCGACCGCCCTGCTGACGCTGACCACGGTGATGACGCGCCGGGCGCTCGCGCCGCTGCGGCTGCTCGCGGAGCTGATGGGGCGCGCCGACCCCGCCAGCGGCACCCACGCCCCGGTGCCCGGTGCCGGTCCCGGCACCGCTCGGGAGGTCGCGGACCTCGCCGCCGCGTTCGACGCGATGCTCACCCGCCTGGAGGACGAACGGCGACGGGCGACCCGCCTGGCGATCGACGCGCAGGAGGCCGAGCGCGCGCGGCTCGCCCGCGAGCTGCACGACGAGGTCGCGCAGCTCCTCACCGCGATGACCCTGCAGCTGCAGGGCGCCGAGCGGCTCGACGGCCCCGCGCTCGCGGCCCGCGTGACGGCGCTGCGGGAGGCCGCCCACGGCGGATCCGACGCCGTGCGGGAGATCATGCGCGGCCTGCGCCCCGAGGCGCTCGAGGACTTCGGGCTGCGGGCCGCGCTCGTCGCGTTGGCCTCCGGGGTCACCGAGCGCACCGGTGTCCCCGTGCGGCGCGCGCTCGACGCACAGCTCCCCCCGCTCACGCCCGAGGTCGAGCTCGTCGTCTACCGCGTCGCGCAGGAGGCGCTCGCCAACGTGATGCGCCACGCCGACGCGGCCACGGTCGACCTCGTCCTCGCGGTCGATCCGGACCGCCTCGTCCTCGAGGTCCGCGACGACGGGCGCGGAGTCGGCGACGCGCCGGCGGGCAGCGGCCGCCAGGGGATGCGCGAGCGCGCGCTGCTCGTCGGCGGCCGCCTCGCCGTCGGACCCGGCCCGCAGGGCGTCGGCACCACCGTCCGGCTGGAGGTCCCGCGGTGA
- a CDS encoding response regulator, whose product MRDGLRLMLDAAPDLRVVAEAADGVEAVTAARAATVDLAILDVSMPRRTGLHAAREILAHRPGLPILMLSMHEDDQYFFQALRIGAAGYVLKSAADRDLLDACRSALRGEPFLYPPAVRALLREHLAAVAAGERDDAEVLTPREQEVVKLVAEAHTNEQIAAALTISVRTVERHRENVLAKLGMRDRVELTRYAIRRGLVEP is encoded by the coding sequence ATGCGCGACGGGCTGCGGCTGATGCTCGACGCGGCGCCCGACCTGCGCGTGGTCGCCGAAGCCGCCGACGGCGTCGAGGCGGTGACGGCCGCGCGTGCGGCCACCGTCGACCTCGCGATCCTCGACGTCTCGATGCCCCGCCGCACCGGCCTGCACGCCGCACGCGAGATCCTGGCCCACCGGCCGGGCCTGCCGATCCTCATGCTGTCGATGCACGAGGACGACCAGTACTTCTTCCAGGCGCTGCGAATCGGGGCCGCGGGCTACGTCCTGAAGTCCGCCGCGGACCGCGACCTGCTCGACGCCTGCCGCAGTGCGCTGCGCGGGGAGCCGTTCCTCTACCCGCCCGCCGTCCGGGCGCTGCTGCGCGAGCACCTCGCCGCCGTGGCGGCGGGCGAGCGCGACGACGCCGAGGTCCTCACGCCGCGCGAGCAGGAGGTCGTGAAGCTCGTCGCGGAGGCGCACACGAACGAGCAGATCGCGGCGGCCCTGACGATCAGCGTGCGGACGGTCGAGCGCCATCGCGAGAACGTGCTCGCGAAGCTCGGGATGCGCGACCGGGTCGAGCTGACGCGCTACGCGATCCGGCGCGGGCTCGTCGAGCCCTGA
- a CDS encoding NUDIX hydrolase, which translates to MPFDPTSLNPALDDVHHCPRCGAPDPQVDHPRSIRCGACGYLAYYNPKPVASAIPRTADGRIWLLKRGFDPGRGRWTFPGGFVDLGESVEDAAHRETREELDVAITLGPLIGIYSQPTDRVILIVYAARTDETPRTTPEATEVRAFSPDEVPWEDLAFWSTEQALRDLLDGPQGSTSPRRIA; encoded by the coding sequence GTGCCGTTCGATCCGACCTCGCTCAACCCCGCGCTGGACGACGTCCACCACTGTCCCCGGTGCGGCGCGCCGGATCCGCAGGTGGACCATCCCCGCTCGATCCGCTGCGGCGCCTGCGGCTACCTGGCGTACTACAACCCCAAACCGGTCGCGTCCGCGATCCCGCGGACCGCGGACGGGCGGATCTGGCTGCTGAAGCGGGGCTTCGACCCGGGCCGGGGGCGCTGGACGTTCCCCGGCGGGTTCGTCGACCTCGGCGAGTCCGTGGAGGACGCGGCGCACCGCGAGACGCGCGAGGAGCTCGACGTGGCGATCACGCTCGGCCCGCTCATCGGGATCTACTCGCAGCCGACCGACCGGGTGATCCTGATCGTCTACGCCGCGCGCACGGACGAGACGCCGCGCACCACGCCCGAGGCGACCGAGGTCCGCGCCTTCTCCCCCGACGAGGTCCCGTGGGAGGACCTCGCGTTCTGGTCGACCGAGCAGGCGCTGCGCGACCTCCTCGACGGCCCTCAGGGCTCGACGAGCCCGCGCCGGATCGCGTAG